Proteins from a genomic interval of Kitasatospora herbaricolor:
- a CDS encoding tryptophan 2,3-dioxygenase translates to MGHDAVSTPNLSFGREEEPGSGTPYARYVRLEELHSLQHPRSKVPAELSFIITTQVMELLFDLLRHEWTLAQQALREDEVPAALAALRRGTHVQDVLVNSWDLLATMTPREFGSFREVLGEASGFQSSAFLRLEFLLGNKSEHLLRMYEEVPATHQELAGALRAPSLYDDVLALLARRGLAVPHEPSAQRYQPLPQVQEAWHRVYTEPAYADLAGLGEALLDAAERVTRWRQKHYSAVKRSMGDKPGTGGSSGLTWLKRSAEQDVFPELWTVRNEL, encoded by the coding sequence ATGGGGCACGACGCGGTGAGCACACCCAACCTGTCGTTCGGACGGGAGGAGGAGCCCGGCAGCGGGACGCCGTACGCGCGGTACGTCCGGCTGGAGGAGCTGCACAGCCTGCAGCACCCGCGCAGCAAGGTGCCGGCCGAGCTCTCCTTCATCATCACCACCCAGGTGATGGAACTGCTCTTCGACCTGCTCCGGCACGAGTGGACGCTGGCCCAGCAGGCCCTGCGCGAGGACGAGGTGCCGGCCGCCCTGGCGGCGCTGCGGCGCGGCACCCACGTGCAGGACGTGCTGGTGAACTCCTGGGACCTGCTCGCCACCATGACCCCGCGGGAGTTCGGCTCCTTCCGCGAGGTGCTCGGCGAGGCCTCGGGCTTCCAGTCCTCCGCCTTCCTGCGCCTGGAGTTCCTGCTCGGCAACAAGAGCGAGCACCTGCTGCGGATGTACGAGGAGGTGCCCGCCACGCACCAGGAGCTGGCCGGCGCGCTGCGGGCCCCGAGCCTGTACGACGACGTGCTGGCGTTGCTCGCGCGGCGCGGCCTGGCCGTCCCCCACGAGCCCTCGGCCCAGCGCTACCAGCCGCTGCCGCAGGTGCAGGAGGCCTGGCACCGGGTGTACACCGAGCCCGCGTACGCCGACCTGGCGGGCCTCGGCGAGGCACTGCTCGACGCGGCCGAGCGGGTCACCCGCTGGCGGCAGAAGCACTACTCGGCGGTCAAGCGCTCGATGGGCGACAAGCCCGGCACCGGCGGGTCCAGCGGCCTGACCTGGCTGAAGCGCTCCGCCGAGCAGGACGTCTTCCCCGAACTGTGGACCGTGAGGAACGAACTGTGA
- a CDS encoding DoxX family protein codes for MTCLNRKDLGLLALRGAVGGVLIAHGTQKLFGWFGGGGLEGTTQAMEHMGFHPGRRSAIAAGLGEAGGGAMLVAGLATPAAGAIVAGTMAGAISVHAPAGFFSTAGGYEYPALLGAAGLSLGLSGAGRYSLDHALGHRVDRPWIGVVAFVASALGACSVVSRRRHVMRLREERAAMDAGEEGAGLS; via the coding sequence ATGACCTGTCTCAATCGCAAGGATCTCGGTCTGCTCGCCCTGCGCGGCGCGGTGGGCGGGGTGCTCATCGCGCACGGCACGCAGAAGCTGTTCGGCTGGTTCGGCGGCGGGGGGCTGGAGGGCACCACGCAGGCCATGGAGCACATGGGCTTCCATCCCGGGCGGCGGAGCGCGATCGCCGCGGGCCTGGGTGAGGCGGGCGGCGGGGCGATGCTGGTGGCCGGGCTGGCCACCCCGGCGGCCGGGGCGATCGTGGCGGGCACCATGGCGGGCGCGATCTCGGTGCACGCCCCGGCCGGGTTCTTCAGCACGGCCGGGGGTTACGAGTACCCCGCCCTGCTCGGCGCCGCCGGCCTGTCGCTGGGGCTGTCGGGGGCGGGCCGGTACTCGCTGGACCACGCGCTCGGGCACCGGGTGGACCGCCCCTGGATCGGCGTCGTCGCCTTCGTGGCCAGCGCCCTCGGGGCCTGCTCGGTGGTGTCCCGCCGCCGGCACGTGATGCGGCTGCGCGAGGAGCGGGCCGCGATGGACGCGGGCGAGGAGGGCGCCGGGCTCTCCTGA
- a CDS encoding MarR family winged helix-turn-helix transcriptional regulator codes for MSARKPEPPAAGELGISEQVAVYQREFPLVDPQVETIVQTLSRVTRRMNVAYTRQLTVLGITSADWEVLKALVIAGSPYRLGPGDLAKRLGLTPAAMTHRIDRMVAEDLVTRERDESNRVRVIIELTENGRDKWLESMRMAAVFEEELLQDVVGEERAVLSGMLGRMLRRIEESQPDALGRTDDLD; via the coding sequence ATGAGCGCACGCAAGCCCGAGCCGCCCGCCGCCGGCGAGCTGGGGATCTCCGAGCAGGTGGCCGTCTACCAGCGGGAGTTCCCGCTCGTGGACCCTCAGGTCGAGACCATCGTGCAGACCCTCTCCCGGGTCACCCGGCGGATGAACGTGGCCTACACCCGGCAGCTGACTGTGCTCGGAATCACCTCCGCCGACTGGGAGGTGCTCAAGGCCCTGGTGATCGCCGGCAGCCCGTACCGGCTCGGCCCCGGCGACCTGGCCAAGCGGCTCGGCCTCACCCCCGCCGCGATGACCCACCGGATCGACCGGATGGTCGCCGAGGACCTGGTCACCCGGGAGCGGGACGAGAGCAACCGGGTCCGGGTGATCATCGAGCTGACCGAGAACGGCCGCGACAAGTGGCTGGAGTCGATGCGGATGGCCGCCGTCTTCGAGGAGGAGCTCCTCCAGGACGTGGTCGGCGAGGAGCGCGCGGTGCTCTCCGGCATGCTCGGGCGGATGCTGCGCCGGATCGAGGAGAGCCAGCCGGACGCCCTCGGCCGCACGGACGACCTGGACTGA
- a CDS encoding NADPH-dependent FMN reductase codes for MPTNRHVLLLPGSLRTGSSNEIVLRTAADLAPEGVTTTLYEGLAGLPHFNPDDDADPLPAPVAELRAAVAAADAILVCTPEYAGTLPGSFKNLLDWTVGGVEISDKPTAWINAANPGRGLGAEATLRLVLGYTGAAVLEEACAAVPVDRAVVGPDGVITDPGARAEIARVLALLTAG; via the coding sequence ATGCCGACGAACCGTCATGTCCTGCTGCTGCCAGGGAGTCTGCGCACCGGCTCCTCCAACGAGATCGTGCTGCGCACCGCCGCCGACCTGGCCCCCGAGGGGGTCACCACCACGCTGTACGAAGGGCTGGCCGGGCTGCCGCACTTCAACCCGGACGACGACGCCGACCCGCTGCCGGCCCCGGTCGCCGAGCTGCGCGCGGCCGTCGCGGCCGCCGACGCGATCCTGGTCTGCACCCCCGAGTACGCGGGCACCCTGCCGGGATCCTTCAAGAACCTGCTGGACTGGACCGTCGGCGGCGTCGAGATCTCCGACAAGCCGACGGCCTGGATCAACGCGGCCAACCCCGGCCGCGGCCTCGGCGCCGAGGCCACCCTGCGCCTGGTGCTGGGCTACACGGGCGCGGCCGTGCTGGAGGAGGCCTGCGCCGCCGTACCGGTGGACCGCGCGGTGGTCGGCCCGGACGGTGTGATCACCGACCCCGGGGCCCGCGCGGAGATCGCCCGGGTGCTGGCGCTGCTCACGGCCGGCTGA
- a CDS encoding SigE family RNA polymerase sigma factor, giving the protein MEQTTGKGTASREPLEFPAFVAARGRHLLRTAFLLTGGDAHLAEDLVQEALGRVYGKWRRISRMENPAGYAQTVLANTFLSYRRRRSSTERATDSIPEAGVSDPDPALRLTLLRALGELAAVDRAVLVLRFREDRSVEETAAALHLSPTAVRSRSSRAPARMRARLGEESAAVLCLALLTRPSARRT; this is encoded by the coding sequence ATGGAGCAGACAACGGGCAAGGGCACGGCGTCGCGGGAGCCACTGGAGTTCCCCGCCTTCGTCGCGGCGCGGGGGCGGCACCTGCTCAGGACGGCGTTCCTGCTGACCGGCGGTGACGCGCACCTCGCCGAGGACCTCGTGCAGGAGGCGCTCGGGCGGGTGTACGGGAAGTGGCGCAGGATCTCACGCATGGAGAACCCGGCCGGGTACGCGCAGACCGTCCTGGCCAACACCTTCCTGTCGTACCGGCGGCGGCGCAGCAGCACGGAGCGGGCGACCGACAGCATCCCCGAGGCCGGCGTCAGCGACCCGGACCCGGCGCTGCGGCTGACCCTGCTGCGGGCGCTGGGCGAACTCGCCGCGGTGGACCGGGCGGTGCTGGTGCTGCGGTTCCGGGAGGACCGCAGCGTGGAGGAGACGGCCGCCGCGCTGCACCTCAGCCCCACCGCCGTCCGCTCCCGCAGCAGCCGGGCACCGGCGCGGATGCGGGCGCGGCTCGGCGAGGAATCGGCAGCCGTCCTGTGCCTGGCGCTCCTGACCCGTCCGTCCGCCCGCCGCACGTGA
- a CDS encoding MFS transporter, with amino-acid sequence MKQQRQRRQGAGGPLRRVQIGNALSAFGSGFTMPYMFVYVDQVRGLGSLAAGMVFTVFALAALAVLPLTGRGIDRYGPRPVLLVGAAVAAIGAFAFGRATGTPELILFSFLFGAGFTTCQPALATMIVRSSTRATRSHAFALQFTLVNLGMGIGALIGGQIVDVAVPGSLTTLFTIEAAALLAMGLVAGSARIPAAEPAPVGGRSGPSGLRALVADKAMLRLCVLAALIFFTCYGQFESGVAAFATDTVGVAPSTLGLAIGANALTIVVLQMFVVRITARRRRTTAMAAAGLVWLGAWTMALVAGLVRAEALAATVSIVSIYALFGVGESLLAPTLGPIVADLAPARLLGTYNAGYALVKQIAVAVGPAVGVLLVGSGTWPLYLAAMALCTLLIVVMALRLRGHLTPAQDNARQAAPHFADVRELQTAA; translated from the coding sequence GTGAAGCAGCAGAGGCAGCGGCGTCAAGGGGCGGGCGGCCCGCTGCGCCGCGTCCAGATCGGCAACGCGCTCAGCGCGTTCGGCAGCGGATTCACGATGCCGTACATGTTCGTCTACGTGGACCAGGTGCGCGGCCTCGGCTCGCTCGCCGCCGGGATGGTGTTCACCGTCTTCGCGCTGGCCGCGCTCGCCGTGCTGCCGCTCACCGGGCGGGGCATCGACCGCTACGGCCCGCGTCCGGTGCTGCTGGTCGGCGCCGCCGTCGCGGCCATCGGCGCCTTCGCCTTCGGGCGGGCCACCGGCACCCCCGAGCTGATCCTCTTCTCGTTCCTGTTCGGGGCCGGCTTCACCACCTGCCAGCCCGCGCTCGCCACCATGATCGTGCGCAGCTCCACCAGGGCCACCCGCTCGCACGCCTTCGCGCTCCAGTTCACCCTGGTCAACCTGGGCATGGGCATCGGCGCGCTGATCGGCGGGCAGATCGTGGACGTCGCCGTCCCGGGCAGCCTCACCACCCTGTTCACCATCGAGGCGGCCGCGCTGCTGGCGATGGGCCTGGTCGCCGGCAGCGCCCGGATCCCGGCCGCCGAGCCCGCGCCGGTGGGCGGGCGGTCCGGCCCGAGCGGGCTGCGCGCGCTGGTCGCCGACAAGGCGATGCTGCGGCTCTGCGTGCTCGCCGCGCTGATCTTCTTCACCTGCTACGGCCAGTTCGAGTCCGGCGTCGCGGCCTTCGCCACCGACACCGTCGGCGTGGCGCCCTCGACCCTGGGCCTGGCCATCGGCGCCAACGCGCTGACCATCGTGGTGCTGCAGATGTTCGTCGTACGGATCACCGCCCGCCGCCGGCGGACCACCGCGATGGCCGCCGCCGGCCTGGTCTGGCTCGGCGCCTGGACGATGGCCCTGGTGGCCGGACTGGTCCGGGCCGAGGCTCTGGCCGCGACGGTCTCGATCGTCTCGATCTACGCGCTGTTCGGCGTCGGGGAGTCGCTGCTGGCGCCCACCCTGGGCCCGATCGTCGCCGATCTGGCACCCGCGCGGCTGCTCGGCACCTACAACGCCGGCTACGCCCTGGTGAAGCAGATCGCCGTCGCGGTCGGTCCGGCCGTCGGCGTCCTGCTGGTCGGTTCCGGCACCTGGCCGCTGTACCTGGCCGCGATGGCCCTCTGCACCCTGCTGATCGTCGTCATGGCCCTGCGGCTGCGCGGTCACCTGACCCCGGCTCAGGACAACGCCCGTCAGGCGGCGCCGCACTTCGCCGACGTCCGGGAGCTGCAGACCGCGGCCTGA
- a CDS encoding barstar family protein: MTGNETAQPPPEHHLDGSRITDRASCYAALGEAVNGPGGYYGSNLDALADCLRGGFGAEPPFTLVWHDAAAARRRLTGPAVIGGHELSYFEAVLDTLRAGGVTVLLR, translated from the coding sequence ATGACAGGGAACGAGACGGCGCAACCACCGCCCGAGCACCACCTGGACGGCTCCCGGATCACCGACCGGGCGAGCTGCTACGCCGCCCTCGGCGAGGCCGTCAACGGCCCCGGCGGCTACTACGGCAGCAACCTGGACGCGCTCGCCGACTGCCTGCGCGGGGGTTTCGGCGCGGAGCCGCCGTTCACCCTGGTCTGGCACGACGCGGCGGCGGCCCGCCGGCGGCTGACCGGTCCTGCGGTGATCGGCGGGCACGAGCTGAGCTACTTCGAGGCGGTGCTCGACACCCTGCGCGCGGGCGGCGTCACCGTGCTGCTCCGCTGA
- a CDS encoding glycosyl hydrolase family 18 protein, with product MLRSVPTAQEPVRRRRPKSLVAVAAGTAASLLLGAGLALTSGGTASAAATNTTGAPATSGGIKVAYFDQWSIYGNAYYPKTIQDTGVAGKLDYLIYDFANINPTTLSCFQATKAASQDENNPSAGDGAADAFADYQKSFGPDISVDGVGDAWGQPIAGNFNQLKKLKAKNPKLKVLISLGGWTYSKYFSDAAATDASRKKLVSSCIDMFIKGNLPVDAGYGGAGSAAGIFDGIDIDWEYPGGGGHLGNHESPNDKQNFTLLLKELRTQLDAQGAADGKTYATAAAVGAGQDKIKNLETDKIGQYLTFLDVMTYDMHGGWEAKGPTNHQAPIYSGPNDPMTPVTPGTGKYSIDNAIKAFTVGDAQYGIPGGFPAKKINMGVPFYYRGWTGVPNNGKNGLFQTATGPAAGAAMSGSVPGIQMYKELAGFVDNPSKTYWDDTAKAAYFYDGTTFWSGENAQSIQAKVDYAHCNGLGGSFAFSLYDMGTQTALFDKMASATDGSAANCPAGPTTSASPTATASPTVTPSTTASPTATATATSSPTATVSPTATATSGACTAPSWSASAVYATPTKVSWKGHYYTNKWWTTNEDPSLSGQWGVWTDNGAC from the coding sequence ATGCTTCGCTCTGTTCCCACGGCCCAGGAGCCGGTTCGCAGGCGGCGGCCGAAGAGCCTGGTCGCGGTCGCGGCCGGCACCGCCGCGTCCCTGCTGCTCGGCGCGGGCCTCGCGCTCACCTCCGGCGGCACCGCCAGCGCGGCCGCCACCAACACCACCGGCGCCCCGGCGACCTCCGGCGGTATCAAGGTCGCCTACTTCGACCAGTGGTCGATCTACGGCAACGCGTACTACCCGAAGACGATTCAGGACACCGGCGTGGCCGGCAAGCTGGACTACCTGATCTACGACTTCGCCAACATCAACCCCACCACGCTCTCCTGTTTCCAGGCCACCAAGGCGGCCTCGCAGGACGAGAACAACCCCAGCGCGGGTGACGGTGCGGCGGACGCGTTCGCGGACTACCAGAAGTCCTTCGGTCCGGACATCTCGGTCGACGGCGTCGGCGACGCCTGGGGCCAGCCGATCGCGGGCAACTTCAACCAGCTGAAGAAGCTGAAGGCGAAGAACCCCAAGCTCAAGGTCCTCATCTCGCTCGGCGGGTGGACGTACTCCAAGTACTTCTCCGACGCGGCCGCCACGGACGCCTCGCGCAAGAAGCTGGTCTCGTCCTGCATCGACATGTTCATCAAGGGCAACCTGCCCGTCGACGCCGGCTACGGCGGCGCGGGCTCGGCCGCCGGCATCTTCGACGGCATCGACATCGACTGGGAGTACCCGGGCGGCGGCGGCCACCTCGGCAACCACGAGAGCCCGAACGACAAGCAGAACTTCACCCTGCTGCTGAAGGAGCTGCGCACCCAGCTCGACGCGCAGGGTGCGGCCGACGGCAAGACCTACGCCACGGCGGCGGCGGTCGGCGCCGGCCAGGACAAGATCAAGAACCTGGAGACCGACAAGATCGGTCAGTACCTCACCTTCCTCGACGTCATGACGTACGACATGCACGGCGGCTGGGAGGCGAAGGGCCCGACGAACCACCAGGCCCCGATCTACTCCGGTCCGAACGACCCGATGACCCCGGTCACCCCGGGCACCGGCAAGTACTCGATCGACAACGCCATCAAGGCCTTCACGGTCGGTGACGCGCAGTACGGCATCCCCGGCGGCTTCCCCGCCAAGAAGATCAACATGGGCGTGCCGTTCTACTACCGCGGCTGGACCGGCGTGCCGAACAACGGCAAGAACGGCCTCTTCCAGACCGCCACCGGCCCGGCGGCCGGCGCGGCGATGTCCGGCAGCGTCCCCGGCATCCAGATGTACAAGGAGCTCGCGGGCTTCGTCGACAACCCGTCGAAGACCTACTGGGACGACACGGCCAAGGCCGCGTACTTCTACGACGGCACCACCTTCTGGTCCGGCGAGAACGCCCAGTCCATCCAGGCCAAGGTCGACTACGCGCACTGCAACGGCCTCGGCGGCTCCTTCGCCTTCTCCCTGTACGACATGGGCACCCAGACCGCGCTGTTCGACAAGATGGCCTCGGCCACCGACGGCTCCGCCGCGAACTGCCCGGCCGGCCCGACCACCTCGGCCTCGCCGACCGCCACGGCCTCCCCGACCGTGACCCCGTCGACCACCGCGTCGCCGACCGCCACCGCCACCGCGACCTCCTCCCCGACGGCGACGGTCTCCCCGACCGCCACCGCCACCTCGGGTGCCTGCACCGCCCCGAGCTGGAGCGCCTCGGCCGTCTACGCGACCCCGACCAAGGTCTCCTGGAAGGGCCACTACTACACCAACAAGTGGTGGACCACGAACGAGGACCCGAGCCTCAGTGGCCAGTGGGGCGTCTGGACCGACAACGGCGCCTGCTGA
- a CDS encoding MarC family protein — protein MYVFDLSSAFIAFFAVVGPPKVLLSFAQLGTGRSTGYLRRLALWSSLVAAVVGGVMAYIADFVTTLFHVSDQSLQLAGGTIFFIYAVALVLGIHLGGGDSDDEHLANPMVDGIRALLLPYIASPLAMTGVLIGSLSKDTWGWHTTVAVAYLAVVAINCVCVLLLAPLLQRSRRTSLELLSRLLGLLLAAVGVELFLNGLAELGVHMAVGH, from the coding sequence ATGTACGTCTTCGATCTCAGCAGTGCCTTCATCGCGTTCTTCGCGGTGGTCGGGCCGCCCAAGGTCCTGCTGTCCTTCGCCCAGCTGGGGACCGGCCGCAGCACCGGCTACCTGCGCCGGCTGGCTCTGTGGAGCTCGCTGGTCGCCGCCGTCGTCGGCGGGGTGATGGCGTACATCGCGGACTTCGTCACCACGCTGTTCCACGTCAGCGACCAGTCGCTGCAGCTGGCCGGCGGGACGATCTTCTTCATCTACGCGGTGGCGCTGGTCCTCGGCATCCACCTGGGCGGCGGCGACTCGGACGACGAGCACCTGGCGAACCCGATGGTGGACGGCATCCGCGCGTTGCTGCTGCCCTACATCGCCAGCCCGCTGGCCATGACGGGCGTCCTGATCGGGTCGCTCAGCAAGGACACCTGGGGCTGGCACACCACCGTGGCCGTGGCCTACCTCGCGGTGGTGGCGATCAACTGCGTCTGCGTACTGCTGCTGGCCCCGCTGCTGCAGCGAAGCCGGCGGACCTCGCTGGAACTGCTCTCCCGGCTGCTCGGACTGCTGCTCGCCGCGGTCGGCGTGGAGCTGTTCCTGAACGGGCTGGCCGAGCTGGGCGTGCACATGGCCGTGGGCCATTGA
- a CDS encoding Uma2 family endonuclease has protein sequence MTAVPDWLIPPEGGFTADDLDRMPGLPPHTELIDGSLVFMSPQKYFHSLAMYLLEQGLRATAPPELRVVREMSVVLGRRDRPEPDLSVVRADAVTEEAEETGFPASAVVLAVEVVSPDSVERDRDTKPRKYAQAGIPHFWRVEKAEGRRPVVYVYELDPATDTYAVNGIHHDRLKVGVPFPVDIDLTEIDRL, from the coding sequence ATGACTGCCGTGCCTGACTGGCTCATCCCGCCGGAGGGCGGGTTCACCGCCGACGACCTCGACAGGATGCCCGGCCTCCCGCCGCACACGGAGTTGATCGACGGGAGCCTCGTCTTCATGAGCCCGCAGAAGTACTTTCATTCGCTGGCCATGTATCTGCTGGAGCAGGGCCTCCGAGCGACGGCCCCGCCCGAGTTGCGGGTGGTGCGGGAGATGAGCGTGGTGCTGGGCCGCCGGGACCGGCCCGAGCCGGACCTCTCGGTCGTGCGGGCCGACGCCGTGACCGAGGAGGCGGAGGAGACGGGGTTCCCCGCGTCCGCCGTGGTGCTCGCCGTCGAGGTGGTGTCGCCGGACTCCGTGGAGCGGGACCGGGACACCAAGCCGCGCAAGTACGCGCAGGCCGGCATTCCGCACTTCTGGCGGGTGGAGAAGGCCGAGGGGCGCCGGCCGGTGGTCTACGTCTACGAACTTGACCCGGCCACGGACACGTACGCCGTCAACGGGATCCACCACGACCGGCTGAAGGTCGGGGTGCCGTTCCCGGTCGACATCGACCTGACAGAGATCGATCGTCTCTAA
- a CDS encoding FxLYD domain-containing protein, translating to MERQQPRPTRQDTSAPTVRRPRAALAGAAAALAAMALGTAALAGCSSDSTPSGAASAVASAAQSALSAAASAAQSALASGASAAQSALASGASEFASAAASAEAAASSALAGVKGGLEAQGDVTAGDVTTDSQGRAQVQLTVKNGQSQSYRYSVQVNFTDQSGNVLDATVVSVPEVAAGQSAQATAVSNRDLSGDVKAVVARAVRY from the coding sequence ATGGAGCGTCAGCAGCCCCGCCCGACCCGTCAGGACACCTCCGCTCCCACCGTCCGGCGCCCTCGCGCCGCGCTGGCCGGTGCGGCGGCCGCCCTGGCCGCGATGGCGCTCGGCACGGCCGCCCTCGCCGGCTGCTCCTCGGACAGCACACCGAGCGGGGCGGCGTCGGCGGTGGCCTCGGCGGCGCAGTCGGCGCTCTCCGCGGCCGCCTCGGCGGCCCAGTCCGCGCTGGCCTCCGGCGCTTCGGCGGCGCAGTCGGCGCTGGCCTCGGGAGCCTCCGAGTTCGCCTCGGCGGCCGCCTCGGCGGAGGCCGCCGCCTCCTCGGCGCTCGCGGGTGTGAAGGGCGGTCTGGAGGCCCAGGGTGATGTGACCGCCGGCGACGTCACCACCGACTCGCAGGGGCGGGCCCAGGTGCAGCTCACGGTGAAGAACGGGCAGTCGCAGTCCTACCGCTACAGCGTCCAGGTCAACTTCACCGACCAGTCCGGCAACGTGCTGGACGCCACGGTCGTCAGCGTCCCCGAGGTGGCGGCGGGCCAGAGCGCGCAGGCCACCGCCGTCAGCAACCGGGACCTCTCGGGCGACGTCAAGGCCGTGGTCGCCCGGGCGGTGCGGTACTGA
- a CDS encoding dolichyl-phosphate-mannose--protein mannosyltransferase, which produces MTQAVVTHTPAPAAPAGPEPARRGLVSWAVARSGWLGPIAVALFAGLLRFWRLGYPNAFVFDETYYPKDAWSLLRQGYEGVWPDSANADVLGVPQRIPLTPAPEFIAHPPLGKWVIALGEQLFGLHPFGWRFMTALLGTLTVLMLARIGRRLFGSTLIGCTAALLMSVDGLQFVMSRVSLLDGVQMAFVLGAFGCLLVDRDHARARLAPGPDGGRPDGDRARLGLRPWRIAAGVLLGAACATKWNGLTILAAFGLLTVLWDASRRRWAGARHPYRSMLRRDAGPALLATVGSAAVVYLASWSGWFATDGGYNRHWADGRAGLSTEKLFGVSLPQVDMTWVPAALRGWWHYHSQMWDFNTGLSTPHTYQSNPWSWLVQGRPVSMYWEQLPQGQKGCTAAGGCASQILGLGTPVLWWAACFALVYLLWRWFFRRDWRSGAVLCAVAGIYLPWFRYQERTIFSFYMVVLVPFLCLAVAQMLGAMLGPPGCSPERRRIGAAGAGVIVLAVMACFAYFYPLYTAEVFPMTDWQDRMWFTSWI; this is translated from the coding sequence ATGACACAAGCGGTAGTCACGCACACCCCGGCACCGGCAGCCCCCGCGGGCCCCGAACCGGCCCGGCGGGGGCTGGTGTCCTGGGCCGTCGCCCGGTCCGGCTGGCTGGGGCCGATCGCGGTGGCCCTGTTCGCCGGACTGCTCAGGTTCTGGCGGCTGGGCTACCCCAACGCCTTCGTCTTCGACGAGACCTACTACCCGAAGGACGCCTGGTCCCTGCTCCGGCAGGGGTACGAGGGCGTCTGGCCGGACAGCGCCAACGCCGACGTCCTCGGCGTCCCGCAGCGCATCCCGCTGACCCCCGCACCGGAGTTCATCGCCCATCCGCCGCTCGGCAAGTGGGTGATCGCGCTCGGCGAGCAGCTGTTCGGCCTGCACCCGTTCGGCTGGCGTTTCATGACCGCGCTGCTCGGCACCCTCACCGTGCTGATGCTGGCCCGGATCGGGCGCCGGCTGTTCGGCTCCACCCTGATCGGCTGCACCGCCGCCCTGCTGATGTCCGTCGACGGCCTGCAGTTCGTGATGAGCCGGGTCAGCCTGCTCGACGGCGTCCAGATGGCCTTCGTCCTCGGCGCCTTCGGCTGCCTGCTGGTCGACCGCGACCACGCCCGGGCCCGACTCGCCCCGGGGCCGGACGGCGGCCGGCCGGACGGCGACCGCGCCAGGCTGGGCCTGCGGCCCTGGCGGATCGCCGCCGGGGTGCTGCTCGGCGCCGCCTGCGCCACCAAGTGGAACGGCCTGACGATCCTGGCCGCCTTCGGCCTGCTGACCGTCCTGTGGGACGCCTCCCGCCGCCGCTGGGCCGGCGCCCGCCACCCGTACCGCTCGATGCTGCGCCGCGACGCCGGCCCGGCCCTGCTCGCCACGGTGGGCTCGGCCGCGGTGGTCTACCTGGCGTCCTGGAGCGGCTGGTTCGCCACCGACGGCGGCTACAACCGGCACTGGGCGGACGGCCGGGCCGGGCTCTCCACCGAGAAGCTGTTCGGCGTGTCGCTGCCGCAGGTGGACATGACCTGGGTGCCTGCCGCGCTGCGCGGCTGGTGGCACTACCACTCGCAGATGTGGGACTTCAACACCGGCCTGAGCACCCCGCACACCTACCAGTCCAACCCGTGGAGCTGGCTGGTCCAGGGCCGTCCGGTCTCGATGTACTGGGAGCAACTGCCGCAGGGCCAGAAGGGCTGCACGGCGGCCGGCGGCTGCGCCAGCCAGATCCTCGGCCTCGGTACCCCCGTGCTCTGGTGGGCGGCCTGCTTCGCGCTGGTCTACCTGCTCTGGCGCTGGTTCTTCCGCCGGGACTGGCGCTCGGGCGCGGTGCTCTGCGCCGTCGCCGGCATCTATCTGCCGTGGTTCCGCTACCAGGAGCGGACGATCTTCTCGTTCTACATGGTGGTGCTGGTGCCCTTCCTGTGCCTGGCGGTGGCCCAGATGCTCGGCGCGATGCTCGGCCCGCCCGGCTGCTCGCCCGAACGCCGCCGGATCGGCGCCGCCGGGGCCGGGGTGATCGTGCTCGCCGTGATGGCCTGCTTCGCGTACTTCTACCCCCTGTACACGGCGGAGGTGTTCCCGATGACGGACTGGCAGGACCGGATGTGGTTCACCAGCTGGATCTGA
- a CDS encoding Lrp/AsnC family transcriptional regulator has translation MDTVDRRLLAELQADARLSYNELSRRVSLSPPAVAERVRRLEADGVISGYHAHVDLAKAGLPVTALVQIQCYGPRCLLRDPEVADWPEVLQLHRVTGGACCALLVAVPAMAQFEALIDRLAGYGQPASSMILSSPVPWRPVVAP, from the coding sequence ATGGACACCGTCGACCGCCGGCTGCTCGCCGAACTGCAGGCCGACGCCCGGCTCTCCTACAACGAGCTGTCCCGCCGGGTCAGCCTCTCCCCGCCGGCCGTCGCCGAGCGTGTCCGCCGGCTGGAGGCCGACGGCGTGATCAGCGGGTACCACGCCCACGTCGACCTCGCGAAGGCCGGCCTGCCGGTCACCGCGCTGGTCCAGATCCAGTGCTACGGGCCGCGCTGCCTGCTCCGCGACCCCGAGGTGGCCGACTGGCCCGAGGTGCTGCAACTGCACCGGGTGACCGGCGGCGCCTGCTGCGCCCTGCTGGTCGCGGTGCCCGCGATGGCGCAGTTCGAGGCGCTGATCGACCGGCTGGCGGGGTACGGGCAACCCGCCAGCTCGATGATCCTCTCCAGTCCCGTCCCCTGGCGGCCCGTGGTTGCCCCCTGA